In one window of Bifidobacterium sp. WK041_4_12 DNA:
- a CDS encoding carbohydrate ABC transporter permease — MTSSMNGTPSVETIEGDLPTQSDPPMRRRRKQKALHSADGRTAAILFGPTGLILLALVAVPIAFLLFASFTDFNQRSLFTGEFNIVGIEQYMTVLADRDFWFSMLRTGLFTAGLVLGSVFIGMYVSQMMTRLNNGMRYLVTFVMIFAWAMPNVASSIVWKWLFQPGYGVLNWLLTKLVVFGDMTNTSWANNTALALFCIWLLVVWQAVPYIAITLYAATLSVDHSCLEAAQLDGAGAWRTYWQILVPMIRPNLLVVTLLSVIWDFNVFNQIWLVSQGGPSGSTSTIGVFTYTKAFVSFDIGQGSAISVITVLVLLLLTGVYIRNLLKSGEDL; from the coding sequence ATGACCTCTTCGATGAATGGAACTCCATCGGTCGAGACGATTGAAGGCGATCTGCCTACTCAATCAGATCCACCAATGCGGCGTAGAAGAAAGCAGAAGGCCTTGCACAGCGCCGATGGTCGGACTGCGGCGATACTGTTCGGACCGACCGGACTCATTCTTTTGGCACTGGTTGCGGTTCCCATCGCATTCCTTCTGTTCGCATCGTTTACCGATTTCAACCAGCGTTCCCTGTTTACCGGTGAATTCAACATTGTGGGCATCGAACAATACATGACGGTCCTTGCCGATAGAGACTTCTGGTTCTCCATGCTTCGCACGGGTCTGTTCACCGCAGGTCTGGTTCTTGGCAGCGTGTTCATCGGGATGTATGTGTCGCAGATGATGACGCGTCTGAACAATGGCATGAGATATCTGGTGACCTTCGTAATGATCTTTGCGTGGGCAATGCCTAATGTCGCATCATCCATCGTCTGGAAATGGCTGTTTCAGCCAGGATACGGGGTGTTGAACTGGCTGCTCACCAAGCTTGTCGTCTTTGGCGACATGACCAACACCTCATGGGCCAACAATACTGCCCTCGCCCTGTTCTGCATCTGGCTGTTGGTGGTCTGGCAGGCTGTGCCATATATCGCCATCACCCTCTATGCGGCGACACTGTCAGTCGATCATTCGTGTCTCGAAGCGGCTCAGCTGGATGGAGCTGGGGCATGGCGCACATACTGGCAGATTCTTGTACCCATGATCCGTCCCAATCTGCTGGTGGTCACCTTGCTTTCGGTCATCTGGGATTTCAACGTGTTCAACCAGATATGGCTGGTGTCACAGGGCGGGCCATCCGGTTCGACATCGACGATAGGCGTCTTCACCTATACGAAGGCTTTCGTCAGCTTCGACATCGGTCAGGGTTCAGCGATCTCAGTCATCACGGTGCTTGTCCTGCTGCTGTTGACCGGCGTCTACATTCGCAATCTCTTGAAGTCAGGTGAGGATCTATGA
- a CDS encoding family 20 glycosylhydrolase encodes MRDNAMRDSALRDNTGAEQRAEPELLPQPQSLKLTGGMVQLPIAGTISQCSAAATSSRHDDSLHSSGECDRKKGGASCFLAEQLAQSLFDATGLQWNVARDYDAVTGTDAASGSATVADIRLEIASELDAELDAHSYELLISAEHVRDGTESVTESVTESVEVSKSAELPMTASRRTVPIVIRASDGAALRDGVQTLRQLIAQYGIAIPCMTIHDKPAYAVRSYSLDVTRGRVPTMAWLKTWIDKLCLYKYNQLQLYIEHSGKVDGLSESWRGTSALTTRDCIELDGYCKERGIELVASISTFGHHYMTLRTRTFREIGEFPEQANRAYSFIERQEHHTMNINHPGAFPLSTHLIDAYLHQFSSPYFNIGGDETFDLGKGRSRSGANHQDVAHMYASYVQRLCRYVEEHGHQAMLWGDIAVEMPEILDLLPKNVIILNWLYAPDITEDKVALVARSGARQYVCAAVHCWNSLLPGMDDAWNNISRLARYGITYHAEGFMVTDWGDYGHVNDSRMSIPAMIYGAQEAWNPGSLDVDALDGMISRIEYGDRSGSCVADMKTACNGRAFTWGDIVHYLELDDGHGAVNADVYQQLRESGVPWQGNSPGDLASVRVEYLHALTSSGESFTQGDAQLVQAQRRVMQHLSSPSSSLSPSPSHGRGSIVQPWLIAIQGQRLFNRLGDALLNPESRASQYALAEKIEIWFEQYAEAWRSISRESELRRIADDVWKCADMLRASADSDSCSLHDDAHEDAHHGAHSGAQAGIAKGSSESRAEQ; translated from the coding sequence ATGAGAGACAACGCTATGAGAGACAGCGCTTTGAGAGACAACACAGGTGCCGAACAGCGTGCGGAACCAGAACTTCTGCCACAGCCGCAGTCGTTGAAGCTGACTGGAGGAATGGTTCAACTTCCGATTGCAGGCACCATCTCGCAATGCTCGGCGGCGGCTACTTCGTCTAGACACGACGATAGCTTGCATAGCAGCGGCGAATGCGACCGAAAGAAGGGTGGAGCATCCTGCTTTCTTGCCGAGCAGCTCGCGCAATCTCTCTTCGATGCAACCGGTCTTCAATGGAACGTTGCCCGCGACTACGATGCCGTAACGGGCACCGACGCTGCCAGCGGAAGCGCCACGGTTGCTGACATTCGGCTTGAGATAGCTTCAGAGCTTGATGCAGAGCTTGATGCGCACAGTTACGAGCTTCTGATTTCCGCTGAGCATGTCCGTGATGGCACGGAATCTGTGACGGAATCTGTGACGGAATCTGTGGAAGTATCGAAATCAGCAGAATTGCCCATGACCGCATCTCGACGGACCGTTCCTATTGTTATCCGTGCAAGCGATGGAGCCGCCTTGCGAGACGGAGTCCAGACGCTTCGCCAACTCATTGCGCAATACGGCATTGCCATTCCCTGCATGACCATTCACGACAAGCCCGCGTATGCAGTTCGCAGCTACAGTCTGGATGTGACCCGTGGCCGTGTACCCACGATGGCATGGCTCAAGACATGGATTGACAAGCTGTGCCTCTATAAGTACAACCAGTTGCAGCTGTACATCGAACATTCCGGAAAAGTTGACGGGCTGAGCGAGAGCTGGCGTGGCACGAGTGCGCTGACGACGCGAGACTGCATTGAGCTTGATGGGTATTGCAAGGAGCGGGGCATCGAGCTTGTCGCATCGATTTCCACCTTTGGACACCATTACATGACGCTTCGTACGCGCACCTTCCGCGAGATTGGAGAATTCCCGGAACAGGCGAATAGAGCCTACAGCTTCATCGAGCGTCAGGAGCACCACACGATGAACATCAATCATCCCGGTGCTTTTCCACTATCGACGCATCTGATCGACGCGTATCTTCACCAGTTTTCTTCCCCATACTTCAACATTGGCGGCGACGAGACCTTCGATCTGGGCAAGGGGAGGTCGCGCAGCGGTGCCAACCATCAGGATGTGGCGCATATGTATGCGAGCTACGTTCAGCGCCTGTGCCGGTATGTCGAGGAGCATGGGCATCAGGCGATGCTGTGGGGTGACATCGCGGTCGAGATGCCCGAGATTCTCGATCTGCTGCCCAAGAACGTCATCATATTGAACTGGCTCTATGCTCCTGACATCACCGAGGACAAGGTTGCACTCGTTGCAAGGTCCGGTGCCCGGCAATATGTCTGTGCGGCAGTGCACTGCTGGAACAGCCTCCTGCCCGGCATGGACGATGCATGGAACAATATCAGTCGTCTGGCACGCTACGGCATCACCTACCATGCAGAGGGCTTCATGGTTACCGACTGGGGCGACTACGGACATGTCAATGATTCACGGATGAGCATTCCTGCAATGATCTATGGAGCTCAGGAAGCATGGAATCCGGGGAGTCTTGACGTTGATGCACTGGATGGAATGATTTCAAGGATCGAATACGGTGACCGAAGCGGCTCCTGCGTGGCGGACATGAAAACTGCGTGCAATGGCAGAGCCTTCACCTGGGGCGACATCGTTCATTATCTGGAGCTGGATGACGGCCATGGAGCGGTCAATGCTGACGTATACCAGCAGCTGCGCGAAAGCGGGGTTCCATGGCAAGGCAACTCGCCTGGAGACCTCGCCAGCGTGCGAGTGGAATATCTGCATGCGCTGACATCCTCAGGGGAGAGCTTCACGCAAGGCGATGCTCAACTGGTGCAGGCTCAACGTCGTGTGATGCAGCACCTTTCATCACCTTCGTCATCGCTTTCTCCATCGCCTTCGCATGGCAGAGGCAGCATTGTGCAGCCTTGGCTCATAGCAATCCAGGGTCAACGACTGTTCAACAGATTGGGCGATGCGCTGCTCAATCCTGAATCTCGAGCGTCCCAATACGCTTTGGCCGAGAAGATCGAAATCTGGTTCGAACAGTACGCCGAGGCGTGGCGTTCAATCAGCAGGGAGTCTGAGCTGAGAAGAATAGCCGACGATGTGTGGAAATGCGCCGACATGTTGCGTGCGTCTGCCGACTCCGACTCATGCAGTCTGCATGATGATGCTCATGAGGATGCTCACCATGGTGCTCACAGTGGTGCTCAAGCCGGTATTGCGAAAGGGTCTTCGGAATCCAGGGCTGAGCAATGA
- a CDS encoding extracellular solute-binding protein, which yields MKHKNAMFIAAATAITLALSGCSMGGSSASSNSGSTDGKGKTITIWAMQGDYSPKTLAAINQAFTKKTQAKVKVETQQWTDITTKITTALTTSTPPDVLDIGNTQVAGFASSGGLLDITSHKKDLSQGNTWLSGLADPATVNGKLYAVPAFGAARAVVYNKKIWSEAGITSAPKTWSEFTADLDKVAAKNASNTNFTPFYLPGQYWYSMLQFVWDAGGNVAQEKDGKWTGTIAGAKAVKGLEQWKSFQDTYSSKASKSLDTTEPDQNQLLADGTTSAILANSAAITAVQTLNSSVKSTDLATFAMPGQSGKNQPAMTAGSDFAVAAKSKNSALALEWIKIAASSSIQQQWVFGNDGWLPNTVQGLDKAMNSKDFPAVQSGFFEAAKNSRATPGSPNWATIEGDKSVNAFTQSIATGSATPEQAAKSFDEHMDQVFAK from the coding sequence ATGAAACATAAGAACGCAATGTTTATTGCGGCGGCAACCGCAATCACACTGGCATTAAGTGGATGTTCGATGGGTGGATCGTCGGCATCCTCGAATTCAGGCTCGACTGATGGGAAGGGAAAGACGATAACCATCTGGGCGATGCAGGGCGATTATTCACCAAAGACCTTGGCTGCAATCAACCAGGCATTCACCAAGAAAACGCAGGCGAAAGTCAAGGTTGAAACACAGCAGTGGACTGACATCACCACAAAAATCACCACCGCATTGACTACATCGACACCTCCTGACGTATTGGATATCGGCAATACCCAGGTGGCAGGATTCGCATCCAGCGGTGGTCTTCTCGACATCACCTCGCACAAGAAGGATCTATCCCAAGGCAATACCTGGCTCAGCGGATTGGCTGACCCGGCGACCGTCAATGGCAAGCTCTACGCCGTACCTGCATTCGGAGCCGCGCGAGCTGTCGTATACAACAAGAAGATATGGAGTGAGGCGGGCATCACCTCAGCTCCCAAGACATGGTCGGAATTCACTGCCGATCTTGACAAGGTAGCTGCCAAGAACGCTTCCAACACCAATTTCACGCCATTCTATCTTCCCGGACAATACTGGTATTCCATGCTGCAGTTCGTCTGGGACGCAGGTGGCAATGTCGCACAGGAAAAGGATGGCAAGTGGACTGGCACCATCGCTGGTGCGAAGGCCGTGAAGGGTCTGGAGCAGTGGAAGTCCTTCCAAGACACCTATTCAAGCAAGGCGTCCAAGAGTCTTGACACCACCGAGCCTGATCAGAATCAGCTTCTTGCCGATGGCACTACTTCAGCTATTCTGGCAAACAGCGCCGCAATTACTGCCGTTCAGACATTGAATTCCTCGGTGAAGTCAACCGATCTTGCGACATTCGCGATGCCGGGACAGAGCGGAAAGAACCAGCCGGCAATGACTGCAGGTTCTGATTTCGCCGTTGCCGCCAAGAGCAAGAACTCGGCTCTGGCGCTCGAGTGGATCAAGATAGCGGCCAGCTCAAGCATTCAGCAACAGTGGGTGTTCGGCAACGATGGATGGTTGCCCAATACTGTCCAAGGTCTCGACAAGGCAATGAATTCCAAGGACTTCCCCGCAGTGCAAAGTGGCTTCTTCGAAGCGGCCAAGAACTCCAGGGCAACACCGGGTTCACCTAACTGGGCGACCATCGAGGGTGACAAGTCGGTCAATGCGTTCACACAGTCCATTGCAACCGGATCGGCAACGCCAGAGCAAGCGGCGAAGTCATTCGACGAACATATGGATCAGGTTTTCGCAAAGTAA
- a CDS encoding GntR family transcriptional regulator, producing the protein MIQATMIHATVIHATSPVPPESEKHLITFTTRRHRVTSSERHMIEIDGKSRKSIYEQVVRGIKEQILSGIIAPESRLPSVRELSKELTVNPNTVQKAFRHLESQGYIYSVSGVGSFAHSPLDIQPDEGMIAQVTAQIRDDIRELRMIIPDRHRFESIITSLLSEVRESHSDESSAIESRHAVQTHTNTSKDSQ; encoded by the coding sequence ATGATTCAGGCAACTATGATTCATGCAACTGTGATTCATGCAACTTCACCGGTGCCACCCGAGTCTGAGAAGCACCTCATCACATTCACCACCAGGAGGCATCGTGTCACATCATCGGAGCGTCACATGATTGAAATCGATGGTAAAAGCCGCAAGTCGATTTATGAACAGGTTGTTCGTGGCATCAAAGAACAGATTCTCTCAGGAATCATCGCACCCGAGAGCAGGCTCCCTTCGGTTCGTGAATTGTCGAAGGAACTGACGGTCAATCCCAATACCGTGCAGAAGGCATTCAGACATCTCGAATCACAGGGCTACATCTACAGCGTTTCTGGGGTGGGAAGCTTTGCTCACTCTCCGCTCGACATTCAGCCAGACGAGGGCATGATAGCTCAGGTCACGGCGCAGATTCGCGATGACATCCGAGAATTGCGCATGATTATCCCCGATAGACATCGCTTTGAGAGCATCATCACCTCACTGCTGTCCGAGGTGCGCGAATCTCACAGCGACGAATCATCGGCCATCGAAAGCCGCCATGCAGTTCAGACCCACACCAATACCAGTAAGGACTCTCAATGA
- a CDS encoding carbohydrate ABC transporter permease, whose translation MQRDMNDTETVKAQRHIHWDRIRSAAAAVVFCIIWFFPVYWMVITAFKPRNEVMTATPVFIPTHWSLQNFRTAIFQTQFLINLMNSVIVTFVSIIVSVLLAFLACAALTLYRFKGRRSIMVTILAIQMLPGTALLIPQFIVFNQFGLLNNYAGLILAYIAAVLPFSIWNMRGFFLAIPVEIFESARVEGASEWQILRMITFPLIAPGIISTSVFAFIAAWNDYLTAFTFMKDQSKYTLPVWLASFSTPTGTDFGGQMAASVLFSLPVVIFFMIIQGNMVKGITEGAIK comes from the coding sequence ATGCAGAGAGACATGAATGACACGGAGACGGTCAAGGCACAGCGTCATATTCATTGGGATCGAATACGGAGCGCTGCCGCTGCGGTGGTGTTCTGCATCATCTGGTTCTTCCCCGTCTACTGGATGGTGATAACCGCTTTCAAACCGCGTAACGAGGTCATGACCGCAACCCCGGTATTCATTCCGACGCACTGGTCATTGCAGAATTTTAGAACGGCCATATTCCAGACGCAGTTTTTGATCAATCTGATGAATTCGGTGATCGTCACCTTCGTGTCGATTATCGTCTCGGTATTGCTGGCCTTTCTCGCGTGTGCGGCGCTTACGCTCTATCGTTTCAAGGGCAGGCGCTCCATCATGGTCACCATCCTGGCAATCCAGATGCTTCCTGGAACCGCATTGCTGATTCCACAGTTCATCGTCTTCAACCAGTTCGGTCTGCTCAACAACTATGCTGGCCTGATTCTGGCCTACATTGCTGCCGTATTGCCCTTCTCGATCTGGAACATGCGAGGATTCTTCCTTGCGATACCTGTTGAGATCTTCGAATCCGCCCGCGTCGAAGGGGCGAGTGAATGGCAGATTCTGCGCATGATTACCTTCCCGCTCATCGCACCGGGCATCATCTCGACCTCGGTGTTCGCATTCATCGCAGCGTGGAATGACTATCTGACCGCCTTCACCTTCATGAAGGATCAGTCGAAATACACGCTTCCCGTGTGGTTGGCGAGTTTCTCGACTCCTACGGGAACCGACTTCGGTGGGCAGATGGCCGCATCGGTGCTCTTCTCGCTGCCCGTCGTTATCTTCTTCATGATTATTCAGGGCAATATGGTAAAAGGAATCACGGAGGGAGCGATTAAGTGA
- a CDS encoding ROK family protein: MTQRFPVLIDTRDSHHAGRSRRLASASPSDIRLRNRTAIMRALYPSDSYSRAELAKLTGMSKVSTSDVVADLLEDGLLIEGAYKTPHGPGKPSQLLKFNASSGSIVSIDLSDATRLRGIVLDLAGKVVHRVEIELPHADVLEVSEVTKLCKRLLEMCDATVIGIAIATPGTVNDDGLILEAPNLGWIDMNLAEKFRQFADCPIIVTNDADAAVFAEGYFGGGFSDMILVQIADGVGAGLLIDNDIVRGKGFTAGEIGHVVMSDGVRPCVCGKIGCLETMVSAPVLDKAIADNPDDGDQILARAGQELGKALAMPVALTNITHVVVSGVPRLVNQTMVEAAQSTIDLLTRSRFLEAVHVQVSTVGEDAAMLGAAGLVLRTVLAVL; encoded by the coding sequence ATGACACAGAGGTTTCCCGTACTGATTGATACCAGGGACTCTCATCATGCAGGCAGATCCCGCCGACTCGCGAGTGCGTCTCCATCAGACATCAGACTGCGCAACCGAACGGCAATCATGAGAGCTCTGTACCCGTCTGATTCCTATTCCCGTGCAGAATTGGCCAAGCTGACTGGAATGTCAAAGGTTTCGACCTCGGATGTGGTTGCCGATCTGCTCGAGGATGGCTTGCTGATCGAGGGGGCGTACAAGACTCCCCATGGACCGGGCAAGCCGTCACAGCTGCTCAAGTTCAACGCTTCCTCGGGAAGCATCGTGTCAATCGATCTTTCAGATGCGACTCGTCTGCGGGGCATCGTCCTCGATCTGGCTGGCAAGGTTGTTCACCGTGTCGAGATTGAACTGCCTCACGCCGACGTGCTTGAGGTGAGCGAGGTGACCAAGCTCTGCAAGCGACTGCTGGAAATGTGTGACGCGACAGTGATCGGCATTGCCATAGCAACGCCTGGAACGGTCAATGACGACGGCCTGATTCTCGAAGCGCCCAACCTCGGTTGGATTGACATGAACCTGGCCGAGAAGTTCCGGCAATTCGCGGACTGTCCGATCATCGTGACCAATGATGCCGATGCTGCCGTATTCGCGGAAGGCTATTTCGGCGGCGGCTTCTCTGACATGATTCTCGTACAGATTGCCGATGGGGTGGGTGCGGGTCTGCTCATCGACAACGACATCGTACGAGGCAAGGGGTTTACGGCAGGAGAGATAGGGCACGTGGTGATGTCCGATGGAGTTCGTCCTTGCGTATGCGGCAAAATCGGTTGCTTGGAAACCATGGTCTCGGCACCGGTTCTTGACAAGGCCATAGCGGACAATCCAGACGATGGCGATCAGATTCTGGCTCGAGCAGGACAGGAGTTGGGCAAGGCTCTGGCCATGCCGGTCGCGCTGACGAATATCACGCATGTCGTCGTTTCCGGAGTGCCTCGACTGGTCAATCAGACGATGGTCGAAGCTGCACAATCGACCATCGATCTGCTCACGCGCTCGCGCTTTCTTGAAGCGGTGCATGTGCAGGTTTCGACCGTTGGAGAGGATGCGGCAATGTTGGGAGCCGCTGGATTGGTGCTTCGTACGGTTCTTGCAGTGCTGTAA
- a CDS encoding ROK family protein — MSEDFAAPVLGEDGTSVIGEFGQHAHDAGGRIPSDSQSRPAFIGIDIGGTKIEGVVIDESGRLITSMRHESDHGDTAVTEQIVTMIATLHAHIAALGLTLAGIGIGIPGTIDSETGEVSNAVNLGIAGFNLQSRIAQSIPGVPIRIENDVNAAALGAWTVVHMHDGGKGLQMAFLNFGTGLACGIVDDGHVYHGATGVAGEIGHIPIEAHGYLCKCGQRGCLETVASGSGVARLWPTNGGYALPELMDAARRGDMTAQEKLSTVIQGMTTAIMIIALSIDPQKIVIGGGLAKTGQPLIDAIKADLRERARASSFIESLKLPQRLMRAPMNTPIGAIGAAAVAIKRDKISNMSVNSSTQKG, encoded by the coding sequence ATGAGCGAGGACTTTGCAGCTCCCGTCTTGGGAGAAGATGGCACCTCTGTCATCGGTGAGTTCGGTCAGCATGCGCATGACGCGGGCGGGCGGATTCCGTCAGACTCGCAATCTCGCCCGGCATTCATCGGCATAGATATCGGCGGCACGAAAATCGAGGGAGTGGTGATCGATGAGTCCGGCAGACTCATCACATCCATGAGGCATGAAAGCGATCATGGCGATACTGCCGTCACTGAACAGATTGTCACGATGATCGCAACCCTTCATGCTCATATTGCAGCGCTTGGACTGACATTGGCCGGCATTGGCATTGGAATTCCGGGAACCATCGATTCTGAAACTGGCGAGGTATCCAACGCTGTCAATCTGGGGATTGCAGGTTTCAATCTGCAATCGCGAATTGCGCAATCCATCCCCGGTGTGCCGATTCGCATTGAAAATGATGTGAATGCCGCAGCCCTTGGTGCGTGGACCGTCGTGCATATGCATGATGGGGGCAAGGGGTTGCAGATGGCCTTTCTCAATTTTGGAACTGGTCTGGCCTGCGGCATCGTCGATGACGGTCATGTCTATCATGGCGCAACCGGAGTTGCAGGAGAAATCGGCCATATCCCCATTGAAGCTCATGGATACCTCTGCAAATGTGGACAGCGCGGATGTTTGGAAACCGTTGCTTCAGGATCGGGTGTGGCAAGGCTGTGGCCGACGAACGGCGGCTACGCGTTGCCGGAACTGATGGATGCGGCACGACGTGGTGATATGACGGCTCAGGAGAAGCTTTCCACGGTTATTCAGGGTATGACGACGGCAATCATGATCATCGCGTTAAGCATCGATCCACAGAAGATCGTGATTGGGGGAGGCCTTGCAAAGACTGGGCAGCCATTGATCGATGCGATCAAAGCCGACCTGCGCGAGCGTGCACGGGCGAGCTCGTTCATTGAGAGTCTCAAGCTTCCTCAACGTCTGATGCGCGCGCCTATGAACACGCCGATTGGTGCCATCGGCGCGGCAGCGGTTGCAATCAAGCGTGACAAGATTTCGAACATGTCAGTGAATTCATCAACACAGAAGGGGTAA
- a CDS encoding ATP-binding protein, translating into MRDDDYATTMSELIELMRIIGNDTQQCEVKESRRKLSSSITDTLSAFSNGSGGYIILGLSEKAGFTPVEGFNARSMQEALSQACEKMTPVVRPIIMTCPFEGSNLVFARIDEMLPRDKPCYTTSLGAYNGSFIRTGDGDRRMTGYEVERLMEEQAQPTYDARIVAEASIDDLNPALVHGCIERQRELHPKVFQGSTDIDILRALRILDVASEPKQDEAEPPSPGQGVSGADLDSDHGGTRVSELTQHQSENLQQALHSIDAGYAMLHPTLAGLLALGRYPQQYFPRLNVTIAVFPGTSRAEVFSGGGHLVTAESITGPIPIIIDDAVESLMSWTSGPQRESNGIEQTPDYPRPVLREAIANAIMHRDYAPVSQGTQVRVDVFTNRIEITNPGGLFGSVTHSTLKNPIMPSTRNQFLVAILESTPYPDGGYVIENGGSGYQQIAATLRSEGMEPAEIDHTIDSFKVTITRRGAYESSAERNIAQRIVQLLEERPSASVRDIMFDLHLSPISVASGLRALLNKGLVESITTQPHPQKQYRLLRESVR; encoded by the coding sequence ATGCGAGACGATGATTACGCCACAACGATGAGCGAGCTCATCGAACTCATGCGCATCATCGGCAATGATACCCAGCAATGCGAGGTGAAGGAGAGCAGACGAAAGCTCTCCTCATCGATAACCGACACGCTCTCTGCATTTTCCAACGGTTCGGGCGGCTACATCATTCTTGGACTTTCAGAGAAGGCTGGCTTTACGCCTGTCGAAGGTTTCAACGCTCGCTCCATGCAGGAGGCCCTGAGTCAGGCATGTGAAAAGATGACGCCCGTGGTGCGCCCGATCATCATGACGTGCCCATTTGAGGGCAGCAATCTCGTGTTCGCACGAATTGACGAGATGCTGCCACGAGACAAACCCTGCTACACCACATCACTGGGTGCATACAATGGCTCGTTCATCCGCACCGGCGACGGCGATCGCCGCATGACCGGCTATGAGGTCGAGCGGTTGATGGAAGAGCAGGCGCAGCCGACATATGATGCGCGAATCGTTGCCGAAGCGAGCATCGACGATCTCAATCCTGCACTGGTACATGGCTGCATCGAGCGACAGCGCGAGCTTCACCCGAAGGTCTTTCAAGGCAGCACTGACATCGACATACTGCGAGCGCTGCGCATACTGGATGTTGCGTCAGAACCCAAACAGGATGAAGCGGAGCCGCCATCCCCCGGTCAGGGAGTATCCGGTGCTGACCTGGATTCTGATCATGGCGGAACGCGCGTGAGCGAACTGACCCAGCATCAGAGCGAGAATCTGCAACAGGCCTTGCATTCCATCGATGCCGGCTATGCGATGCTCCATCCGACCTTGGCCGGTCTGCTTGCTCTCGGACGATATCCACAGCAGTACTTTCCTCGTCTGAACGTGACCATCGCAGTGTTTCCTGGCACGAGCAGAGCAGAAGTCTTCTCTGGCGGTGGACACCTCGTTACCGCTGAGAGCATCACTGGACCAATTCCCATCATCATCGACGATGCCGTCGAATCCTTGATGTCATGGACGAGCGGGCCGCAACGCGAAAGCAACGGCATCGAGCAGACACCCGATTATCCGCGACCAGTGCTGCGCGAAGCGATTGCGAATGCGATCATGCACCGCGACTATGCCCCTGTGTCGCAAGGCACGCAAGTTCGCGTTGACGTGTTTACCAACCGCATTGAAATCACCAATCCTGGAGGATTGTTTGGTTCCGTCACCCATAGCACGCTCAAAAACCCGATCATGCCCTCGACCAGGAATCAGTTCCTTGTTGCCATCCTTGAATCGACTCCATACCCCGATGGCGGCTATGTCATCGAAAATGGTGGCTCAGGCTATCAGCAGATTGCAGCGACGCTGCGCAGCGAGGGCATGGAACCTGCCGAGATCGATCACACCATCGATAGCTTCAAAGTCACGATCACCCGTCGCGGGGCATATGAAAGCAGTGCCGAACGCAACATTGCCCAGCGCATCGTCCAGCTGCTTGAGGAGCGGCCCTCTGCCAGCGTTCGTGACATCATGTTCGATCTGCATCTTTCTCCGATTTCCGTGGCATCAGGACTGCGCGCACTGTTGAACAAGGGTCTTGTCGAATCCATCACCACGCAGCCGCATCCGCAGAAACAATATCGGCTGCTTCGGGAGTCGGTACGATGA
- a CDS encoding ABC transporter ATP-binding protein has product MIELRSITKTFDAHAALSDISLSIPTGSIYGLVGTNGSGKTTLLKMLAGVLTQDSGTIAYDGQPVYENVDIKRQIAFVPDDLTYFNRFTLQDAGSLTAGIYAQTWNQELFMTAVHQFNLDPHMQFSKMSKGMRKQGVCCLVFARQPQYMLLDEPLDGLDPIVRKSIWELIVDATADRSMTAVISSHNLRELEGYCDHVCAIKAGKVAIAQDIEELKSDIHKLQLSFGSQRQPSDAMLAPLHILHEHDRGSISYLIVRNTPEELRSFVNRAHPVIFDEIPLTLEEIFIYELGEDSNEHTSTH; this is encoded by the coding sequence ATGATTGAGCTTCGATCGATTACCAAGACCTTTGACGCTCATGCAGCTCTCTCGGATATCAGCCTCTCCATTCCAACGGGTTCCATATACGGTCTTGTGGGAACCAACGGTTCTGGCAAAACAACATTGTTGAAGATGCTTGCAGGCGTCTTGACGCAGGATAGCGGCACCATCGCCTACGACGGACAGCCAGTATATGAGAATGTGGATATCAAGCGCCAGATTGCCTTCGTTCCCGACGATCTGACATATTTCAACAGATTCACGTTGCAGGATGCCGGTTCCTTGACCGCTGGCATCTATGCACAGACATGGAACCAGGAACTTTTCATGACTGCGGTGCATCAATTCAATCTCGACCCACATATGCAATTCTCCAAGATGTCAAAAGGCATGAGGAAGCAGGGCGTCTGCTGTCTTGTCTTCGCGCGCCAGCCGCAGTACATGCTCCTTGACGAACCCCTTGACGGTCTCGATCCCATCGTCCGCAAGAGCATTTGGGAGCTTATCGTCGATGCCACAGCCGATAGATCGATGACCGCAGTGATATCGTCGCATAATCTGCGCGAGCTCGAAGGTTACTGCGACCATGTCTGTGCAATCAAGGCAGGCAAGGTCGCCATTGCGCAGGACATCGAAGAGCTGAAATCCGACATACACAAGTTGCAGCTGAGTTTCGGCTCGCAACGCCAGCCGTCAGATGCCATGCTCGCACCCCTGCACATACTGCATGAGCATGATCGTGGTTCGATCAGCTATCTGATCGTTCGCAATACCCCTGAGGAGCTTCGTAGCTTCGTGAACCGCGCTCATCCTGTCATCTTCGATGAGATTCCACTCACCTTGGAAGAGATTTTCATCTATGAATTGGGAGAAGACAGCAATGAACACACCAGCACGCACTGA